A genome region from Haliotis asinina isolate JCU_RB_2024 chromosome 11, JCU_Hal_asi_v2, whole genome shotgun sequence includes the following:
- the LOC137255581 gene encoding uncharacterized protein: MLNDKLGSHLGPTPRYHHIHPTHPIFHSAVSPLAHFPTPPLPIFHPPYLHIHPCTLSNPSPSHLPPSLSLTLPSSTSPHLPPSLSLTLPSSTPPHLPPSLSPTLPSSTSPHLPPLTISHPSIFYPSPSSTLPTSHPSIFYPSPSSTLPISHPSVFYLSPSSTLPISHPSVFYLSPSSTLPISHPSIFYPSPSSTLPISHPSIFYPSPSSTLAISHPSVFYPSPSSTLPISHPSVFYLSPSSTLPISHPSIFYPSPSSTLPISHPSIFYPSPSSTLPTSHPSVFYPSPSSTLPISHPSVFYLSPSSTLPISHPSVFYLSPSSTLPISHPSIFYPSPSSTLPISHPSIFYLSPSSTLPISHPSIFYPSPSSTLPISHPSIFYPSPSSTLPTFHPSIFYPSPSSTLPISHPSIFYLSPSSTLPISHPSIFYPSPSSTLPISHPSIFYPSPSSTLPTFHPSIFYLSPSSTLPISHPSIFYPSPSSTLPIFHPSIFYLSPSSTLPISHPSIFYLSPIFHPPYLSPFHLLPLPIFHPPYLPPFHLLPLPIFYPPYLSPFHLLPLPIFHPSPSLTLPSSTSPPSSTPHHLPPFHLLPLPHLPPLTISHPSIFYLSSIFHPSPSLTLPSSTSPHLPPLTISHPSIFYLSPIFHPSPSPTLPSSTSPHLPPLTNSHPSIFYLSPIFHPSPSPTLPSSTSPHLPPLTPPHTPPKIESENTAYNLERRRFQAYCVQILGSAFDPYITNHGRNGNGDNMFVREGANGCG; encoded by the coding sequence ATGCTGAATGACAAGCTGGGTTCCCACCTGGGTCCCACTCCGCGGTATCACCATatccaccccacccaccccatcTTCCACTCGGCCGTATCACCCCTTGCACACTTTCCAACCCCTCCCCTTCCCATCTTCCACCCTCCCTATCTCCATATCCACCCTTGCACACTTTCCAACCCCTCCCCTTCCCATCTTCCACCCTCCCTATCTCTCACCCTTCCGTCTTCTACCTCTCCCCATCTTCCACCCTCCCTATCTCTCACCCTTCCATCTTCTACCCCTCCCCATCTTCCACCCTCCCTATCTCCCACCCTTCCATCTTCTACCTCTCCCCATCTTCCGCCCCTCACCATCTCTCACCCTTCCATCTTCTACCCCTCCCCATCTTCTACCCTCCCTACCTCTCACCCTTCCATCTTCTACCCCTCCCCATCTTCCACCCTCCCTATCTCTCACCCTTCCGTCTTCTACCTCTCCCCATCTTCCACCCTCCCTATCTCTCACCCTTCCGTCTTCTACCTCTCCCCATCTTCCACCCTCCCTATCTCTCACCCTTCCATCTTCTACCCCTCCCCATCTTCCACCCTCCCTATCTCTCACCCTTCCATCTTCTACCCCTCCCCATCTTCCACCCTCGCTATCTCTCACCCTTCCGTCTTCTACCCCTCCCCATCTTCCACCCTCCCTATCTCTCACCCTTCCGTCTTCTACCTCTCCCCATCTTCCACCCTCCCTATCTCTCACCCTTCCATCTTCTACCCCTCCCCATCTTCCACCCTCCCTATCTCTCACCCTTCCATCTTCTACCCCTCCCCATCTTCTACCCTCCCTACCTCTCACCCTTCCGTCTTCTACCCCTCCCCATCTTCCACCCTCCCTATCTCTCACCCTTCCGTCTTCTACCTCTCCCCATCTTCCACCCTCCCTATCTCTCACCCTTCCGTCTTCTACCTCTCCCCATCTTCCACCCTCCCTATCTCTCACCCTTCCATCTTCTACCCCTCCCCATCTTCCACCCTCCCTATCTCCCACCCTTCCATCTTCTACCTCTCCCCATCTTCCACCCTCCCTATCTCCCACCCTTCCATCTTCTACCCCTCCCCATCTTCCACCCTCCCTATCTCCCACCCTTCCATCTTCTACCCCTCCCCATCTTCTACCCTCCCTACCTTTCACCCTTCCATCTTCTACCCCTCCCCATCTTCCACCCTCCCTATCTCCCACCCTTCCATCTTCTACCTCTCCCCATCTTCCACCCTCCCTATCTCTCACCCTTCCATCTTCTACCCCTCCCCATCTTCCACCCTCCCTATCTCCCACCCTTCCATCTTCTACCCCTCCCCATCTTCTACCCTCCCTACCTTTCACCCTTCCATCTTCTACCTCTCCCCATCTTCCACCCTCCCTATCTCTCACCCTTCCATCTTCTACCCCTCCCCATCTTCCACCCTCCCTATCTTCCACCCTTCCATCTTCTACCTCTCCCCATCTTCCACCCTCCCTATCTCTCACCCTTCCATCTTCTACCTCTCCCCCATCTTCCACCCTCCCTATCTCTCACCCTTCCATCTTCTACCCCTCCCCATCTTCCACCCTCCCTATCTCCCACCCTTCCATCTTCTACCCCTCCCCATCTTCTACCCTCCCTACCTTTCACCCTTCCATCTTCTACCTCTCCCCATCTTCCACCCCTCACCATCTCTCACCCTTCCATCTTCTACCTCTCCCCCATCTTCCACCCCTCACCATCTCCCACCCTTCCATCTTCTACCTCTCCCCCATCTTCCACCCCTCACCATCTCCCACCCTTCCATCTTCTACCTCTCCTCCATCTTCCACCCCTCACCATCTCTCACCCTTCCATCTTCTACCTCTCCCCATCTTCCACCCCTCACCATCTCTCACCCTTCCATCTTCTACCTCTCCCCCATCTTCCACCCCTCACCATCTCCCACCCTTCCATCTTCTACCTCTCCCCATCTTCCACCCCTCACCAACTCTCACCCTTCCATCTTCTACCTCTCCCCCATCTTCCACCCCTCACCATCTCCCACCCTTCCATCTTCTACCTCTCCCCATCTTCCGCCCCTCACCCCTCCCCAC